The Flavobacterium jumunjinense genome includes a region encoding these proteins:
- the typA gene encoding translational GTPase TypA has protein sequence MTPIRNIAIIAHVDHGKTTLVDKIMYHCQLFRENENTGDLILDNNDLERERGITITSKNVSVTYKGTKINIIDTPGHADFGGEVERVLNMADGVCLLVDAFEGPMPQTRFVLQKAIDLGLKPCVVINKVDKENCTPEEVHEKVFDLMFELGATEEQLDFPAVYGSAKNNWMSDHWENITDNVEALLDMVVENVPAPKVSEGTPQMLITSLDFSSFTGRIAIGRLERGVLREGMPISLVKRDGKVIKSRIKELHTFEGLGRRKVEEVIAGDICAIIGVEGFEIGDTIADFENPEALKTITIDEPTMSMLFTINDSPFFGKEGKFVTSRHIRDRLTKELEKNLAMKMGETDSADKFMVFGRGVLHLSVLIETMRREGYELQIGQPQVIIKEVDGVKCEPIEELTIDLPENLSGRAVEFVTLRKGEMLSMEGKGERMIIKFNIPSRGIIGLRNQLLTATAGEAIMSHRYIGYEPFKGAIPGRNNGSLISMENGKAIPYSIDKLQDRGKFFVEPNAEIYEGQVIGENSRSDDMCINVTKAKKQSNVRSSGNDEKARIIPPIIFSLEEALEYIQKDEYVEVTPKSIRLRKIYLTETDRKRFKL, from the coding sequence CAAAATTATGTATCACTGTCAATTATTTCGTGAAAACGAAAATACAGGAGACTTGATATTGGACAACAATGATTTAGAACGTGAAAGAGGAATTACTATTACTTCTAAAAATGTATCAGTTACCTACAAAGGGACTAAGATTAACATTATTGATACTCCAGGTCACGCGGATTTCGGGGGTGAGGTAGAAAGAGTATTAAACATGGCCGATGGAGTTTGTCTACTTGTAGATGCTTTTGAAGGACCAATGCCACAAACTCGTTTCGTATTACAAAAAGCAATCGACTTAGGATTAAAGCCTTGTGTGGTTATTAATAAAGTAGATAAAGAAAACTGTACTCCTGAAGAAGTTCATGAAAAAGTTTTTGACTTAATGTTTGAATTAGGTGCTACTGAAGAACAATTAGATTTTCCAGCTGTTTATGGTTCAGCTAAAAATAACTGGATGTCTGATCATTGGGAAAATATAACTGATAATGTTGAAGCATTATTGGATATGGTTGTTGAAAATGTACCTGCTCCTAAAGTTTCTGAAGGAACACCACAAATGTTGATTACATCTTTAGACTTTTCTAGTTTTACAGGTCGTATAGCAATTGGGCGTTTAGAAAGAGGAGTTTTAAGAGAAGGTATGCCAATTTCTTTAGTAAAAAGAGATGGTAAAGTAATAAAATCTAGAATTAAAGAATTACATACATTCGAAGGTTTAGGACGTAGAAAAGTAGAAGAGGTAATTGCTGGAGATATTTGTGCAATTATTGGTGTTGAAGGTTTTGAAATTGGTGATACTATTGCTGATTTTGAAAATCCAGAAGCATTAAAAACGATTACTATTGACGAGCCTACAATGAGTATGTTGTTTACAATTAACGATTCGCCATTCTTCGGTAAAGAAGGTAAATTTGTAACATCTAGACATATTAGAGATAGACTAACTAAAGAATTAGAGAAAAACCTAGCGATGAAGATGGGTGAGACTGATTCTGCGGATAAATTTATGGTTTTTGGTCGTGGAGTACTTCACTTGTCTGTTCTTATTGAAACAATGAGAAGAGAAGGGTATGAGTTACAAATTGGTCAACCGCAAGTTATTATTAAAGAAGTTGACGGTGTTAAATGTGAGCCAATAGAAGAATTAACAATCGATTTACCAGAAAATCTTTCTGGACGTGCAGTAGAGTTTGTTACTTTACGTAAAGGAGAGATGTTAAGTATGGAAGGTAAAGGTGAGCGTATGATTATTAAATTTAACATTCCATCTCGTGGAATTATTGGATTACGTAATCAATTGCTAACTGCTACTGCTGGAGAAGCTATTATGTCTCACCGTTACATTGGATACGAGCCTTTTAAAGGAGCAATTCCAGGACGTAATAATGGTTCTTTGATTTCTATGGAAAATGGAAAAGCAATTCCTTATTCTATTGATAAATTACAAGATCGTGGTAAATTCTTCGTTGAGCCAAATGCTGAAATTTATGAAGGTCAGGTAATTGGAGAAAATAGCCGTAGTGATGATATGTGTATTAATGTTACTAAAGCTAAGAAGCAATCTAACGTTCGTTCGTCTGGAAATGATGAAAAAGCAAGGATTATACCTCCAATTATTTTCTCATTAGAGGAGGCTTTAGAGTATATTCAAAAGGATGAGTATGTTGAGGTAACTCCAAAATCTATTCGTTTAAGAAAAATATATTTAACAGAAACAGATAGAAAACGTTTTAAATTGTAA
- a CDS encoding peptidylprolyl isomerase yields the protein MKSLLFLLLTTIFSGFAQKTDGLFAELQTSKGKIVLQLEFEKTPITVANFVSLAEGKNESVKKELQGKPFYDGLKFHRVIENFMIQGGDPLGTGSGDPGYKFTDEVSDLIHDKAGILSMANSGPKTNGSQFFITHKETPWLDGKHTVFGHVVEGLDVVNAIAQNDIIEKVTIIKKGKAAKRFKADKVFKNYMENKEEEDKKISDLNIENLKKITKIQEANRKKQAEAEALKRKELEAKLMATCQSKVAYFATQKAQSLKLPSGLEYIIIKQGTGVKPKEGSQVFIHYAGFFEDGKLFDSSYEDVSKEFGKYDQNRANQNGYKPFPFQYGKKGGLIPGFLEGINNMNIGDKAIIFIPPALGYGEAGAGGVIPPNANLIFEIELLDKQ from the coding sequence ATGAAATCTTTACTCTTTCTACTTTTAACAACAATTTTTTCTGGATTTGCACAAAAAACAGATGGACTATTTGCTGAATTACAAACTTCTAAAGGAAAAATAGTTCTACAATTGGAGTTTGAAAAAACACCAATCACAGTAGCTAATTTCGTTTCTTTAGCAGAAGGAAAAAATGAGTCTGTTAAAAAAGAGTTACAAGGAAAGCCATTTTATGACGGATTAAAATTCCATAGAGTAATCGAAAACTTTATGATTCAAGGTGGTGATCCATTAGGAACTGGTTCTGGAGATCCTGGATACAAATTTACTGATGAAGTATCCGATTTAATTCATGATAAAGCTGGTATATTATCAATGGCAAATTCTGGTCCAAAAACCAACGGAAGCCAATTCTTCATTACACACAAAGAAACTCCTTGGTTAGACGGAAAACATACTGTTTTTGGTCATGTCGTTGAAGGTTTAGACGTAGTCAATGCTATTGCTCAAAATGATATTATAGAAAAAGTAACTATTATTAAAAAAGGAAAAGCTGCAAAAAGATTTAAAGCAGACAAAGTCTTTAAAAACTACATGGAAAACAAAGAAGAGGAAGATAAAAAAATTTCTGACTTAAACATTGAAAACCTAAAGAAAATAACAAAAATTCAAGAAGCAAATAGAAAAAAACAGGCTGAAGCTGAAGCTCTAAAAAGAAAAGAATTAGAGGCTAAATTAATGGCAACCTGCCAAAGCAAGGTTGCCTATTTTGCAACTCAAAAAGCGCAATCCTTAAAATTACCTTCAGGTTTAGAATATATTATTATAAAACAAGGAACAGGTGTAAAACCAAAAGAAGGTTCTCAGGTTTTCATTCATTATGCAGGCTTCTTTGAAGACGGTAAACTTTTTGATAGTAGCTACGAAGATGTTTCTAAAGAGTTTGGTAAATACGATCAAAACAGAGCCAATCAAAATGGATACAAACCTTTCCCTTTCCAATACGGAAAAAAAGGGGGATTAATTCCAGGTTTCTTAGAAGGCATAAACAACATGAATATTGGAGACAAAGCAATTATATTTATTCCACCTGCTTTAGGCTACGGAGAAGCTGGTGCTGGAGGAGTAATTCCACCAAACGCAAATCTAATATTCGAAATAGAATTATTGGACAAACAATAA
- a CDS encoding peptidylprolyl isomerase, with protein MKHLTHLVLGLLVIFSSCSNPYSKLEDGMYADISTNKGSIIVKLEFEKTPITVANFVSLAEGKNPYVNESYTGKPFYDGLTFHRVIPDFMIQGGDPAGDGSGGPDYRFKDEFHPELRHNKKGILSMANAGPNTNGSQFFITHKETPWLDDKHTVFGEVVTGIEIVDSIAVGDIIKKITIVKKGTDAKKFDAEKIFKNYFPSALEEQKIEEEKQRKLAEKIEVIKAQKAVDINMLKAEGTKTKSGLIYKILTKGDGKKPNQGTEILVNYAGWLQNGELFDSNRQEIAMTFGKFDPARAQHNAYAPFPFPYGNKQGLITGFLECLDILNYGDKLIAYIPSNLAYGTQGFQMIPPNTDLVFEIEMLEKPTK; from the coding sequence ATGAAACACTTAACACATCTAGTTTTAGGACTATTAGTCATTTTCAGTTCATGCTCTAATCCATATTCAAAATTAGAAGATGGAATGTACGCAGACATTTCTACCAATAAGGGTTCTATCATTGTAAAATTAGAATTTGAAAAAACACCAATTACAGTAGCCAATTTTGTTAGCTTAGCTGAAGGAAAAAACCCTTATGTAAACGAAAGTTATACAGGAAAACCTTTCTATGATGGATTGACATTCCATAGAGTAATTCCAGATTTCATGATACAAGGTGGTGATCCAGCTGGTGACGGATCAGGAGGGCCTGATTACAGGTTCAAAGATGAATTTCATCCCGAATTACGACACAATAAGAAAGGAATATTATCTATGGCAAATGCTGGTCCAAACACAAATGGAAGTCAATTTTTCATCACACATAAAGAAACCCCTTGGTTAGATGACAAACATACTGTTTTTGGAGAAGTAGTTACAGGCATAGAAATTGTAGATTCAATTGCGGTTGGAGATATCATCAAAAAAATTACAATTGTAAAAAAAGGTACGGATGCTAAGAAATTTGATGCTGAGAAAATTTTCAAAAACTACTTTCCTTCTGCATTAGAAGAACAAAAAATTGAAGAAGAAAAGCAACGAAAATTAGCTGAGAAAATTGAAGTAATAAAAGCTCAAAAAGCAGTTGACATTAACATGCTAAAAGCCGAAGGCACAAAGACAAAATCGGGTTTAATCTACAAAATACTAACCAAAGGTGACGGTAAAAAGCCAAACCAAGGAACTGAAATATTAGTAAATTATGCTGGTTGGCTACAAAACGGAGAACTTTTTGATAGCAATAGACAAGAAATAGCTATGACATTTGGGAAATTCGACCCAGCAAGAGCTCAGCACAATGCATACGCTCCTTTTCCTTTCCCGTACGGAAACAAACAAGGACTCATTACAGGCTTTTTAGAATGTTTAGACATACTTAACTATGGAGATAAACTAATCGCTTACATCCCTTCTAATCTAGCTTATGGAACTCAAGGTTTTCAAATGATTCCACCAAATACAGATTTAGTTTTTGAAATTGAAATGTTAGAAAAACCAACTAAATAA
- the gldI gene encoding gliding motility-associated peptidyl-prolyl isomerase GldI: protein MKILFQLFIASILLTSCSQQKARKPISQTNGSFIKESIERNKELIAGEEKLIDSIIKQDTLKEYIASSKGYWYKYETKINEESILPKKGDIAYFDYQIHDINNKVIYSKEDLKPQKYVVDKQNIMMGLRDGIKLMKKGETITFLFPSHMAFGYHGDDNEINPNEPLICTVNLIDLQQENSNK from the coding sequence ATGAAAATATTATTTCAATTATTCATCGCTAGCATTCTATTAACTAGCTGCTCACAACAAAAAGCTAGAAAACCTATTTCTCAAACCAACGGAAGCTTCATAAAAGAATCCATTGAAAGAAATAAGGAATTAATTGCAGGTGAAGAAAAACTGATTGATTCAATAATCAAACAGGACACTTTAAAAGAATATATAGCTTCTAGTAAAGGATATTGGTACAAATACGAGACTAAAATTAACGAAGAATCGATTTTACCGAAAAAAGGAGACATTGCCTATTTTGATTATCAAATTCACGACATCAACAATAAAGTCATTTATTCTAAAGAAGATTTAAAGCCACAAAAATATGTTGTCGACAAACAAAATATAATGATGGGATTACGTGATGGAATAAAATTAATGAAAAAAGGGGAAACAATAACTTTTCTTTTCCCTTCACATATGGCATTTGGTTATCATGGAGATGACAATGAAATAAATCCAAATGAACCACTAATTTGCACCGTTAATTTAATCGATTTACAACAAGAAAACTCAAACAAATAA
- a CDS encoding DHH family phosphoesterase, with protein MLNNIEITEIKELLSSPKKITIISHRNPDGDAMGSSLGLLHFLKQLNHEVVYISPNEYPDFLAWLPETNKVVIFEREYDKALPILQNSDIIFTLDFNALHRTGDAMQKTLDTLTNLMIMIDHHQLPDDYAKYTFSDVTYGSTCQMVYDFINTLGYNDLINTEIASCLYTGIVTDSGSFRFPKTTSETHICVADLIEKGANNSQIHSALFDNSSYARLQLLGKALQNLKVFPELNASYITLSQEELDSFDYKKGDTEGIVNYGLSIEGILVTAIFIENKEEGIIKISFRSQGGFDVNEFARNHFQGGGHINAAGGKSFSSLEETAKQFITILAKEN; from the coding sequence ATGTTAAACAATATAGAGATTACAGAAATAAAAGAACTACTTAGTAGTCCAAAAAAAATCACAATTATTTCTCATAGAAATCCAGATGGTGATGCCATGGGATCTTCATTAGGACTATTACACTTTTTAAAACAATTAAATCACGAAGTAGTTTATATTTCTCCAAACGAATATCCAGATTTTTTAGCTTGGTTACCTGAGACTAATAAAGTGGTGATTTTTGAAAGAGAATACGACAAAGCATTACCTATATTACAAAATAGTGATATCATTTTTACATTAGATTTCAATGCCTTACACAGAACTGGAGATGCAATGCAAAAAACATTAGACACGCTTACCAATCTAATGATAATGATAGATCATCATCAATTGCCAGATGATTATGCAAAATATACTTTTTCCGATGTAACCTACGGATCAACTTGTCAAATGGTTTATGACTTTATAAATACTTTAGGCTATAACGATTTAATTAATACAGAAATAGCTTCGTGTTTATATACTGGAATCGTAACCGATTCTGGTAGTTTTCGTTTCCCTAAAACAACATCAGAAACACACATTTGTGTGGCTGATTTAATAGAAAAAGGAGCAAACAATAGTCAAATTCATAGCGCTTTATTCGATAATTCTAGTTACGCTAGATTACAATTACTTGGAAAAGCACTTCAAAATTTAAAAGTTTTTCCAGAATTAAACGCATCATACATTACACTTAGCCAAGAAGAATTAGATTCTTTTGATTACAAAAAAGGTGATACAGAAGGAATTGTAAATTACGGATTAAGCATTGAAGGAATACTTGTTACAGCGATTTTTATTGAAAACAAAGAAGAAGGTATAATCAAAATTTCCTTCCGTTCCCAAGGAGGATTTGATGTTAATGAATTTGCTCGAAATCATTTTCAAGGTGGCGGACATATAAATGCTGCAGGTGGTAAATCTTTTTCTAGCTTAGAAGAAACTGCAAAACAATTTATTACTATTTTAGCAAAAGAAAATTAA